In Flavobacteriaceae bacterium, the following proteins share a genomic window:
- a CDS encoding TonB-dependent receptor, with the protein MKTIFKIFLLLFCVFSYSQTTVTGKITDNSGQPLLGANVLIVGTSTGVSTDFDGNYTLKTDLNPPFIIQISSIGFETVRKEITNNSQVFDVSLKEGSELDEIVISASRTPERVFESPVSIERYGIKAIKNTPSADFYNGLENLKGVDLNTGSLTFKQINTRGFADFNNPRFVQLVDGADNSVPALNIVLGNLVGVSELDVQSVEILPGASSALYGANAFNGILFLQSKSPFDEQGVKAYARSGLTSQDAAGDNVYYDFGFKAAYKFSEKLAAKVNFSYLDGTDWFADSQQDLDTPGGTRSSNLNFNGLNVYGDEVSTNIRTASGGLGIIPDVEVSRTGYAEQDLTEYDAESIKADWTLAYRPFADDFEISYTGRVGVGSTIFQATNRNVLNDFFFQQHKIEVKNDNFFLRGYVNDDDARDSYDLVFTGININRAWKSDTQWFGDYINTFAGITLAGNPNNLTQDQIHDAARAAADTGRLIPGTNEFQQVFDRVIADPDLQTGSRFQDESKFYHADANYNFSHLLSDILDIQVGGSFREYSLNSNGTIFTDINGPINFNEVGAYIQIQKELADNRVKLTGSGRYDKNEFFDGFFSPRLSVGLTLGEERNHNLRAAVQTGFRNPTNQDLFLGLDLGAAILVGSAPGNPERFERITALSDGTDVTINGNLAYENSYTASSAAAFAATGNPALLEIANPDLVEPEQVTSFEVGYRSQLLDKRVTVDVSGYYSNYRDFIARENVVAPITPGASVFDGTGIQALANGNSRVFQTTTNSDADIESFGATAGVNARLFGGFDFGINYTFADFEFDQASDPDFRPGFNTAKHKVKASLGHTDLFKDFGFNVAWRWSDTYFWQAPFADGDVPAYQTIDLQVNYRLPSLKSTFKVGATNLLGDEYFTAFGTGLIGSQFFVSWTINNL; encoded by the coding sequence ATGAAAACAATATTTAAGATTTTTTTATTGTTATTTTGTGTGTTTTCATACTCACAAACAACAGTAACCGGTAAAATTACAGATAATAGTGGGCAGCCCCTTCTTGGTGCAAATGTTTTAATTGTAGGAACTTCAACTGGAGTAAGTACAGATTTTGATGGAAATTATACTCTAAAAACAGATTTAAACCCTCCTTTTATTATACAAATAAGTAGCATTGGGTTCGAAACTGTAAGAAAGGAAATAACTAATAATTCTCAAGTTTTTGATGTTTCTTTAAAAGAAGGCAGTGAGCTAGATGAAATTGTTATTTCTGCTTCTAGAACACCTGAGCGTGTTTTTGAATCTCCTGTATCTATAGAACGCTATGGAATAAAAGCGATAAAAAACACCCCTTCAGCAGATTTTTATAATGGCTTAGAGAATTTAAAAGGTGTAGATCTTAATACTGGTAGTTTAACTTTTAAGCAAATCAATACCAGAGGATTTGCAGATTTTAATAATCCAAGATTTGTACAACTCGTTGATGGAGCTGATAATTCAGTACCAGCGCTAAATATAGTTTTAGGAAACTTAGTTGGAGTATCAGAATTAGATGTCCAAAGTGTAGAAATTCTTCCTGGAGCTTCTTCTGCTCTATATGGAGCTAATGCGTTTAATGGTATTTTGTTCTTACAAAGTAAAAGTCCTTTTGACGAACAAGGAGTTAAAGCTTATGCTAGATCAGGATTAACTTCTCAAGATGCAGCTGGAGATAACGTATATTATGATTTTGGGTTTAAAGCAGCTTATAAGTTTAGTGAAAAACTTGCTGCAAAAGTTAATTTCTCTTATTTAGACGGAACAGATTGGTTTGCAGATAGTCAACAAGATTTGGATACTCCTGGAGGAACAAGATCATCTAATCTTAATTTTAACGGCTTAAATGTTTATGGAGATGAGGTATCAACAAATATAAGAACTGCTTCTGGAGGATTAGGAATAATTCCAGATGTAGAGGTTAGTAGAACTGGTTATGCAGAACAAGATTTAACAGAGTATGATGCTGAGAGCATAAAAGCAGATTGGACTTTAGCATATCGTCCTTTTGCAGATGATTTTGAAATTTCTTATACTGGTCGAGTTGGTGTTGGTTCTACGATATTTCAAGCAACAAATAGAAATGTATTAAATGATTTTTTCTTTCAACAGCACAAAATAGAAGTGAAAAATGATAATTTCTTTTTACGTGGTTATGTAAATGATGACGATGCCAGAGATTCCTATGATCTAGTTTTTACAGGCATTAATATTAACAGGGCCTGGAAATCTGACACACAATGGTTTGGAGATTATATTAATACCTTCGCAGGAATCACTTTAGCTGGAAATCCTAATAATCTAACTCAAGATCAAATTCATGATGCAGCTAGAGCAGCAGCTGATACTGGGCGTTTAATTCCAGGTACCAATGAGTTTCAACAAGTATTTGACCGTGTTATTGCTGATCCTGATTTACAAACTGGATCTAGATTCCAAGATGAATCAAAATTTTATCATGCTGATGCCAATTATAATTTTAGTCATTTATTAAGTGATATTCTTGATATTCAAGTTGGTGGCTCTTTTAGAGAATATAGTTTAAACTCTAACGGGACTATTTTTACCGATATTAATGGACCCATCAACTTTAATGAAGTAGGTGCTTATATACAGATACAAAAAGAGTTAGCAGATAATAGGGTGAAATTAACAGGGTCTGGTCGTTATGATAAAAATGAGTTTTTTGATGGATTCTTTTCTCCACGCTTATCTGTTGGTTTAACGTTAGGAGAAGAACGTAATCACAACTTAAGAGCCGCTGTACAAACTGGGTTTAGAAATCCAACAAATCAAGATCTCTTTTTAGGCTTAGATTTAGGTGCTGCAATATTAGTTGGTTCTGCTCCTGGAAACCCTGAACGTTTTGAAAGAATTACAGCCTTAAGTGATGGTACTGACGTAACAATTAATGGTAACTTAGCCTATGAAAATTCTTATACTGCTAGTTCTGCTGCTGCTTTTGCTGCTACTGGTAATCCAGCTTTATTAGAAATTGCCAATCCTGATTTAGTTGAACCAGAACAAGTAACATCTTTTGAAGTAGGATACAGAAGTCAGTTATTAGACAAACGTGTTACAGTAGACGTTAGTGGTTATTATAGTAATTACAGAGATTTTATTGCAAGAGAAAATGTGGTAGCTCCAATAACTCCAGGAGCTTCCGTTTTTGATGGTACTGGTATACAAGCTTTAGCAAACGGAAACTCAAGAGTATTTCAAACTACAACAAATTCTGATGCTGATATTGAATCTTTTGGAGCTACAGCTGGAGTTAATGCTAGATTATTTGGTGGTTTTGATTTTGGTATAAACTACACATTTGCTGATTTTGAATTTGATCAAGCTTCAGATCCTGATTTTAGGCCTGGTTTTAATACAGCCAAACATAAAGTAAAAGCTTCTCTTGGGCATACCGATTTATTTAAAGATTTTGGTTTCAACGTAGCTTGGAGATGGAGTGATACTTATTTCTGGCAAGCTCCTTTTGCTGATGGTGATGTACCTGCGTACCAAACAATAGATTTACAAGTAAATTATAGATTACCCAGTTTAAAATCTACATTTAAAGTAGGAGCGACTAATTTATTAGGAGATGAATACTTTACTGCTTTTGGAACAGGTTTAATTGGGTCACAATTTTTTGTGTCTTGGACTATTAATAATTTATAA
- the glmS gene encoding glutamine--fructose-6-phosphate transaminase (isomerizing), whose protein sequence is MCGIVGYIGYREAYPIILKGLKRLEYRGYDSAGIALYDGKQINLSKTKGKVDALELKAKKEISTDGYVGLGHTRWATHGIPNDINSHPHFSNSGNLVIIHNGIIENYESLKKELTKRGYIFHSDTDTEVLINLIEDIKKNEGVKLGKAVRIALTQVVGAYAIAVFDKNKPNEIVAAKLGSPLAIGIGDDEFFIASDASPFIEYTNNAIYLEDEEIAIIRRGKDIKIRKIKDDSLVNPYVQELQMNLEQIEKGGYNHFMIKEIFEQPHAIKDTYRGRLLAKEGIIRMAGIDDNLQKFLNANRIIIVACGTSWHAGLVSEYIFEDLARIPVEVEYASEFRYRNPVINENDVVIAISQSGETADTLAAIKLAKSRGAFVFGVCNVVGSSIARETHAGAYTHAGPEIGVASTKAFTTQITLLTLIAIKLAKAKGTISNSDYYLNLNELELIPEKVEKTLLLDNHIKTIAEAYKESKNCLYLGRGYNFPVALEGALKLKEISYIHAEGYPAAEMKHGPIALIDENMPIFVIATKKGHYDKVTSNIQEIKSRKGQIIAIVSEGDVNVTKLADYTIEVPETIESLYPLLTTIPLQLLSYHIAVMLDKNVDQPRNLAKSVTVE, encoded by the coding sequence ATGTGCGGAATTGTTGGCTACATTGGTTATAGAGAAGCTTATCCAATTATATTAAAAGGCTTAAAACGATTAGAATATAGAGGGTACGATAGTGCTGGTATAGCTTTATATGATGGTAAGCAAATCAACTTATCAAAAACTAAAGGGAAAGTAGATGCTTTAGAACTTAAAGCTAAAAAAGAAATCTCTACTGATGGTTATGTTGGTTTAGGCCATACACGTTGGGCAACACATGGTATTCCAAATGACATTAATTCTCATCCACATTTTTCAAACTCAGGAAATCTTGTAATAATTCATAACGGCATTATAGAGAATTATGAATCTCTAAAAAAAGAGCTTACCAAAAGGGGCTATATATTTCATTCAGATACAGATACCGAAGTTTTAATAAATCTTATAGAGGACATTAAGAAAAATGAAGGTGTCAAACTAGGAAAAGCTGTTCGTATAGCATTAACTCAAGTTGTAGGAGCTTATGCCATTGCTGTTTTTGATAAAAATAAACCCAACGAAATAGTTGCTGCTAAACTTGGAAGTCCTCTTGCGATAGGAATCGGAGATGATGAATTTTTTATAGCTAGTGATGCATCCCCTTTTATCGAATATACTAATAATGCTATTTATCTTGAAGATGAAGAAATAGCTATTATTAGGAGAGGAAAAGATATAAAAATAAGAAAAATTAAAGATGATTCTCTAGTTAATCCTTATGTACAAGAACTGCAAATGAATCTTGAACAAATTGAAAAAGGAGGTTATAATCATTTTATGATTAAAGAAATCTTTGAGCAACCTCACGCTATAAAAGATACTTATAGAGGGCGTCTTTTAGCAAAAGAAGGAATTATTAGAATGGCAGGTATTGATGATAATCTTCAAAAATTCCTGAACGCCAACAGAATCATTATTGTTGCTTGTGGAACTTCTTGGCATGCCGGATTAGTTTCAGAATACATTTTTGAAGATCTAGCCAGAATACCTGTTGAAGTTGAATATGCTTCAGAATTTAGGTATAGAAACCCTGTGATTAATGAAAATGATGTTGTAATTGCAATTTCTCAATCTGGAGAAACTGCGGATACTTTAGCCGCAATTAAATTAGCAAAATCTAGAGGAGCTTTTGTTTTTGGTGTTTGTAATGTTGTTGGGTCATCTATAGCTAGAGAAACTCATGCAGGAGCATATACCCATGCTGGGCCAGAAATAGGAGTTGCTTCTACAAAAGCTTTTACAACTCAAATAACTCTTTTAACATTAATCGCTATTAAATTAGCTAAAGCCAAAGGAACGATATCAAATTCTGATTACTATTTAAATTTAAATGAATTAGAGTTAATTCCTGAAAAAGTAGAAAAAACACTTCTTTTAGACAACCATATAAAAACAATAGCTGAAGCATATAAAGAATCTAAAAACTGTTTATATTTAGGTAGAGGTTATAATTTCCCTGTAGCATTAGAAGGCGCATTAAAACTAAAAGAAATCTCTTATATTCACGCTGAAGGTTATCCCGCAGCAGAAATGAAGCATGGCCCTATTGCTCTTATAGATGAAAATATGCCTATTTTTGTTATTGCAACAAAAAAAGGTCATTACGATAAAGTTACAAGTAACATTCAGGAAATTAAATCTCGTAAGGGACAAATAATTGCTATTGTCTCTGAAGGAGATGTTAATGTCACTAAATTAGCAGATTATACAATTGAAGTTCCAGAAACTATCGAATCCCTTTATCCATTATTAACAACTATCCCTTTACAATTATTATCTTATCATATAGCAGTAATGTTAGATAAAAATGTAGATCAACCAAGGAATTTAGCAAAATCTGTCACTGTAGAATAA
- a CDS encoding DUF4270 domain-containing protein, whose protein sequence is MKNIKNIIKNIAFLAVLTTAIIACENDFASVGSDIIGGDNFNTANETFPIITHNKRITPLQSSNLPNYLLGYFNDPVYGGSTANIVSQMSLPLFDPVFTGENQSVVVDSIIFTLPYFSDAIPGTNIGNNIPEFSIDSIFGDPNNPIRLSIHENNFFLRDFDPNSDQGNDQIYFSNGSTSETDIIPQSLLEGELLFQNNNFFPNLRQITLTEVDQDTGEIFVTQRLTPAIRVRLDNPNSFWEDLIFNREGQPELSNRNNFNDHFRGIYIKAEPVNDNGSMTLFDLSNGNITIFYTVQDNSNNTTQGSPESLILSFTGNTVNIFNNDFIPLADGDPQNGDDRLFLKGGEGSMAIINLFNGDENGDSSEFENFKNSFIDGTNIKRLVNEAFLDFHVDQSIVQGEEPDRVYIYDLNNNIPLIDYFLDQSVTVDSPEARNIHLRPLTRVDNDPNGEGLTYRIRITDHINNLILRDSTNVKLGLVVAGNVDSGSVLDLPLLDENQIAERVPIGTFLSPRGTVLIGNNTNDVSRRPVLRVFFTEPNN, encoded by the coding sequence ATGAAAAACATTAAAAACATAATTAAAAATATTGCGTTTTTAGCAGTTTTAACAACGGCTATTATAGCTTGCGAAAATGATTTCGCTTCTGTAGGATCTGATATTATTGGAGGAGATAATTTTAATACTGCGAACGAAACATTTCCAATTATTACACATAATAAAAGAATAACGCCTTTACAATCTAGTAATTTACCTAATTATTTATTAGGCTATTTTAATGATCCTGTTTATGGTGGATCAACTGCGAATATTGTTTCTCAAATGTCTCTCCCTTTATTTGATCCTGTTTTTACTGGAGAGAATCAGAGTGTTGTAGTAGATTCTATCATATTTACTTTACCTTATTTTAGTGATGCTATCCCTGGCACTAACATTGGCAATAATATTCCTGAATTTAGTATAGATTCAATATTTGGCGATCCTAATAACCCTATTAGGCTCTCTATTCATGAGAACAATTTTTTTTTAAGGGATTTTGATCCAAATTCAGACCAAGGAAATGATCAAATATACTTTTCTAACGGATCAACATCTGAAACCGATATAATTCCACAATCACTATTGGAAGGTGAGTTATTATTTCAAAATAATAACTTTTTTCCTAATTTACGTCAGATTACTTTAACTGAAGTAGATCAAGATACAGGTGAAATTTTTGTAACTCAAAGATTAACTCCTGCGATAAGAGTACGATTAGATAATCCAAATAGTTTTTGGGAAGATTTAATATTTAATAGGGAAGGTCAACCTGAATTAAGTAATAGAAATAATTTCAATGATCATTTTAGAGGGATTTATATAAAAGCTGAACCTGTAAACGATAATGGATCAATGACTTTATTTGACCTTTCGAATGGCAATATAACCATTTTTTATACGGTTCAAGACAATTCTAATAACACTACTCAGGGAAGCCCAGAGTCTTTAATCTTAAGTTTTACAGGAAATACTGTAAATATTTTTAACAACGATTTCATTCCTCTTGCTGATGGAGACCCTCAAAATGGAGATGACAGGCTTTTCTTAAAAGGAGGAGAAGGTTCTATGGCTATTATAAATCTTTTTAATGGAGACGAAAATGGAGATTCTTCAGAATTCGAAAATTTCAAGAATAGTTTTATAGATGGTACAAATATTAAACGTTTGGTAAATGAGGCTTTCTTAGATTTTCATGTAGATCAAAGTATTGTTCAGGGTGAAGAACCTGATCGAGTATATATATATGACTTAAATAACAATATTCCCCTTATTGACTATTTTTTAGATCAATCTGTAACTGTGGATTCTCCTGAAGCTAGAAATATTCATCTTCGTCCATTAACTAGGGTTGATAATGATCCAAATGGTGAAGGTTTAACATACAGAATAAGGATTACCGATCATATTAACAATCTTATTCTTAGAGATTCGACAAATGTAAAATTAGGTTTAGTGGTAGCTGGTAATGTTGATAGTGGATCTGTTTTAGACCTTCCTTTATTAGACGAAAATCAAATAGCAGAAAGAGTTCCTATTGGAACATTTTTATCTCCTAGAGGAACTGTACTTATCGGCAACAACACAAATGATGTATCAAGAAGACCAGTATTAAGAGTTTTCTTTACAGAACCTAATAATTAA
- a CDS encoding glycogen synthase yields MKEKKILYVSSEVVPYLPETEISSMSFEAPRMVNKQGGQIRIFMPRYGNINERRHQLHEVIRLSGINLVINDLDMPLIIKVASIPKERIQVYFIDNEEYFKRKATLTDEDGNLFPDNDERSIFFAKGVIETVKKLNWSPDIIHVHGWLASLLPLYLKEYYKDEPLFTDSKIVTSVYNQSFDGTLNNEMINKVKFDNIDEASIQTLQEPSYNNIMKVAIDYSDGLIIASEEIPEELQKHLDACNKPVLDFQGPDTFAEAYTGFYNTEI; encoded by the coding sequence ATGAAAGAGAAAAAAATATTGTATGTCTCATCAGAAGTAGTTCCTTATTTACCAGAAACTGAAATTTCTTCAATGTCTTTTGAAGCACCAAGAATGGTAAATAAGCAAGGTGGGCAAATAAGAATATTCATGCCTAGGTATGGAAATATAAACGAAAGGCGTCATCAGCTTCATGAAGTAATACGCTTATCGGGTATAAATCTTGTGATTAATGACCTTGATATGCCGCTTATTATAAAAGTAGCTTCTATTCCTAAAGAAAGAATTCAAGTTTATTTTATTGATAATGAAGAGTATTTCAAAAGGAAAGCTACTTTAACTGATGAAGATGGAAATTTATTTCCAGACAATGATGAGCGTTCAATATTTTTTGCAAAAGGAGTTATTGAAACTGTAAAAAAATTAAATTGGTCTCCAGATATTATTCATGTTCATGGGTGGTTAGCTTCTCTTCTTCCTTTATATTTAAAAGAATATTATAAAGATGAACCTTTATTTACTGACAGTAAAATTGTAACCTCTGTATACAATCAAAGCTTTGATGGAACGTTAAATAATGAAATGATTAATAAAGTAAAATTCGATAATATTGATGAGGCATCTATACAAACACTTCAAGAGCCTTCATATAATAATATTATGAAAGTTGCTATAGATTATTCGGATGGCCTGATTATTGCATCAGAAGAAATTCCAGAAGAATTACAAAAGCATTTAGATGCTTGTAATAAACCTGTATTAGATTTTCAAGGTCCAGATACTTTTGCCGAAGCATATACTGGGTTTTACAATACTGAGATTTAA
- a CDS encoding pantoate--beta-alanine ligase, translating into MKIFNSKTEISQTIVNLKTKGFKIGFVPTMGALHQGHLSLVSQGLKENNIVIVSIFVNPTQFDKEEDLVKYPRTLDRDVDLLKAVSEDKILVYTPSVKDIYGDKVVSISFSFDGLEYEMEGKFRDGHFDGVGTIIKRFFEILQPDNAYFGKKDFQQLQIVKKLTEKEKLPVTIRGCEIYREPNGLAMSSRNERLTSEYKEAAPFIYKTLKAAKKMFGTKSANQVTEWVNNVFKEHKLLELEYFIIADIKTLKPIQRKSNKKTYRAFIAVYAKSIRLIDNIAL; encoded by the coding sequence GTGAAGATATTTAATTCTAAGACTGAAATAAGCCAAACAATTGTTAATTTAAAAACAAAGGGTTTTAAAATTGGATTTGTTCCGACAATGGGAGCTTTACATCAGGGACATCTATCTTTAGTATCTCAAGGATTAAAAGAAAACAATATTGTTATTGTAAGTATTTTTGTGAATCCAACACAGTTTGACAAAGAAGAAGATTTAGTTAAATATCCACGAACTTTAGATAGAGATGTAGATTTACTTAAAGCAGTTTCAGAAGATAAGATTTTAGTATATACTCCATCCGTTAAAGATATCTATGGTGATAAAGTTGTATCTATTTCATTTTCTTTTGATGGATTAGAATATGAAATGGAAGGTAAATTTAGAGACGGACATTTTGACGGAGTTGGTACTATTATTAAGCGTTTTTTCGAAATCCTTCAACCTGATAATGCTTATTTTGGAAAGAAAGATTTTCAACAACTTCAAATCGTAAAAAAACTAACCGAAAAAGAGAAATTACCAGTGACTATAAGAGGTTGCGAAATTTATAGAGAACCTAATGGTTTAGCAATGAGTTCTCGAAATGAGCGACTAACTTCAGAATATAAAGAAGCGGCGCCATTTATATATAAAACCTTAAAAGCTGCCAAAAAAATGTTTGGCACAAAAAGTGCTAATCAAGTAACGGAATGGGTTAATAATGTATTTAAAGAACATAAATTATTAGAATTAGAATATTTTATAATTGCAGATATTAAAACCTTAAAACCAATACAAAGAAAATCTAATAAAAAAACGTATCGTGCATTTATTGCAGTGTATGCAAAAAGCATTCGACTAATAGATAATATCGCACTTTAA
- a CDS encoding aspartate 1-decarboxylase produces the protein MQIQVVKSKIHRVKVTGADLNYIGSITIDEDLMDAANIIQGEKVQIVNNDNGERLETYVIPGPRNSGEITLNGAAARKVAVGDTLILITYAFMELEEAKTFKPSLVFPDESTNLLK, from the coding sequence ATGCAAATTCAAGTAGTAAAATCTAAAATTCATCGTGTAAAAGTTACAGGAGCTGATCTTAACTATATAGGGAGTATTACCATAGATGAGGATTTAATGGACGCTGCAAATATTATACAAGGAGAAAAAGTTCAGATTGTTAATAATGACAATGGCGAGCGATTAGAAACTTATGTTATTCCTGGTCCTCGAAATTCTGGCGAAATTACTCTTAATGGTGCAGCTGCAAGAAAAGTTGCTGTTGGTGATACACTAATATTAATAACTTATGCGTTTATGGAACTTGAAGAAGCTAAAACATTTAAACCGTCTTTAGTGTTCCCTGATGAGAGCACTAATTTATTAAAATAA
- a CDS encoding UPF0104 family protein, producing the protein MNKTTKKLLKISIPLLLAVFFGWYTFSRTPISEITPYFKNANYGWIALGLLFGFLSHLSRAYRWKYLIEPMGYTLRFPNSLMAVLITYLSNYGVPRSGEVLRAAVITNYENVPFEKGFGTIVAERVADLLILFIIIGITLIIEFDFILQLLKDNFPVQKLITIGILGLIILTVGYFYIKKSTSKIALKIKSLFSGLMEGVFSIFKMKHKWAFIFHTLFIWGMYLAMFYVTTFAVPELDNVSIGAILIAFIAASFTIAVTNGGIAVYPLAVQKAFSIFAISATPSLAFGWIMWTSQTAMVIILGSLSFIFLPIYNKSRKKES; encoded by the coding sequence TTGAATAAAACCACCAAAAAACTCCTTAAAATTAGCATTCCACTATTGCTAGCAGTTTTTTTTGGATGGTATACTTTTTCAAGAACCCCAATATCAGAAATCACTCCATATTTTAAAAATGCTAACTATGGTTGGATTGCTCTTGGGCTTTTATTTGGGTTTTTAAGTCATTTGTCAAGAGCTTATCGATGGAAATATTTGATAGAACCTATGGGATATACATTGAGATTTCCTAATAGTTTAATGGCAGTTTTAATCACATACTTATCAAACTATGGAGTCCCACGCTCTGGTGAAGTACTTCGTGCTGCGGTAATAACAAATTATGAAAATGTACCTTTTGAAAAAGGTTTTGGAACTATAGTTGCCGAACGCGTTGCAGATTTATTAATCCTTTTTATAATAATAGGGATAACTCTTATTATAGAATTTGATTTCATCTTACAACTTTTAAAAGATAATTTCCCGGTACAAAAACTTATAACTATAGGGATTTTAGGTTTAATAATATTAACTGTTGGATATTTTTATATCAAAAAAAGCACTTCAAAAATTGCTTTAAAAATTAAATCTCTTTTCTCAGGTTTAATGGAAGGGGTATTTAGTATTTTTAAGATGAAACATAAATGGGCATTTATATTTCACACCTTATTTATATGGGGAATGTATTTGGCTATGTTTTATGTTACTACTTTTGCAGTGCCAGAGTTAGATAATGTTTCTATAGGCGCTATATTAATTGCATTTATCGCTGCAAGTTTTACGATAGCTGTTACTAATGGAGGTATTGCTGTATATCCATTAGCAGTTCAGAAAGCATTTTCAATTTTTGCTATTTCTGCAACTCCTAGTCTTGCTTTTGGTTGGATTATGTGGACATCGCAGACCGCTATGGTTATTATTTTAGGGAGTCTTTCCTTTATATTTTTACCTATTTATAATAAATCCCGAAAAAAGGAGAGTTAG
- a CDS encoding esterase: protein MKTKLTTLLLFLCIVSNAQTIYEEFKSNKLGVSRQIKIQLPRNYETNTDKSYPLFIVLDGDYLFEVVAGNVDYYSYWEDMPESIVVGINQIDSRDTDLYYSDQNYFPAETGIDFFEFIGMELIPHINKTYRTENFKIAVGHGETANFINYYLFKDNPLFQAYIALSPYFAEGMIENIPEQLKQLEAKKFYYLATASNDRKSIKEDSENLNASLSSIDETKLSYSFDNFEGTTHYSMPAHGIPKALENMFYVYQPISKDEYKETMLTYEGSPVEYLNEKYKTIFDLFGIEKQVLINDFQAVASAIEKKEIYDAYEELSKIARKHYPGTLLGTYYLARYQEETGSPKKAMRTYKSAYIMDEIAGITKDFMLEKAEEIKADFGY from the coding sequence ATGAAAACCAAGCTAACAACCTTATTATTGTTTTTGTGTATAGTGTCAAATGCACAAACAATTTACGAAGAATTTAAATCTAATAAACTAGGAGTTTCAAGACAAATTAAAATTCAACTTCCTAGAAATTATGAAACTAATACCGATAAAAGTTACCCATTATTTATAGTACTAGATGGCGATTATTTATTTGAAGTCGTAGCAGGTAATGTAGATTACTATTCGTATTGGGAAGACATGCCAGAATCTATTGTTGTAGGGATTAATCAAATTGATAGTAGAGATACGGATCTTTATTACTCTGATCAAAACTATTTTCCAGCAGAAACAGGAATAGATTTTTTTGAATTTATAGGAATGGAACTCATTCCACATATAAATAAAACCTATAGAACTGAGAATTTTAAAATTGCAGTAGGTCATGGAGAAACTGCCAATTTTATTAATTATTATTTATTTAAGGACAACCCTTTGTTTCAAGCATATATTGCGTTAAGCCCATATTTTGCTGAAGGAATGATTGAGAATATTCCTGAACAATTAAAACAATTGGAAGCAAAGAAATTTTACTATTTGGCAACAGCTTCAAATGATAGAAAATCAATTAAAGAAGATTCAGAAAATTTGAATGCTAGTTTATCGTCAATTGATGAAACAAAACTATCCTATAGTTTTGATAATTTTGAAGGGACAACACATTATTCTATGCCAGCTCATGGGATACCAAAAGCGTTAGAAAATATGTTTTATGTATATCAACCAATAAGCAAGGATGAATATAAAGAAACAATGCTGACATACGAAGGCTCTCCAGTTGAATATTTAAACGAAAAATATAAAACAATTTTTGATTTATTTGGAATTGAAAAACAAGTTTTAATAAACGATTTTCAAGCAGTAGCATCTGCAATTGAGAAAAAAGAAATTTATGATGCATACGAAGAATTGTCTAAAATAGCTCGTAAGCATTACCCAGGAACACTTTTAGGCACCTATTATTTAGCGCGTTATCAAGAAGAAACCGGATCTCCTAAAAAAGCAATGCGAACTTATAAATCTGCTTACATAATGGATGAAATAGCTGGTATTACTAAAGATTTTATGCTTGAAAAAGCAGAAGAAATTAAAGCAGACTTTGGATATTAA